The DNA window CGGCCTCCGCGGCGGCGAGCGCTGCACGGGCCTGCGCGGCCTTGAGCTGCGCCTCGGCGGCCTCGGCCTCGGCGCGCAGCCGGGCGAGCTCGGCCTCGGCGGCGGCGACGGCGGGATCGGTCGGGGACGAGGGGTCGCTCATGCGCTCAGCCTAGTGAGCGGGGCATGCGGCGGCGCGGCCGGATCCGGCCGGCAGCGGCAGGACTCAGACGGGGGCGCGGCGGAGAGTCGCGGCATCCGCTCGTCTGTCCGCCTCCGCGGTGAGCCGGGGCGCCAGGACGGCCACCAGCACGAGCACGGCGCCCGTGCCGACGAGCGCGCCGCCGATGGTGTCGGTGAGCCAGTGCGCGCCGAGGTAGGTGCGCGAGAAGGCCATGAGCAGCACCCACGCGATGCCGACGATGCGCACCCACAGTCGGGGGAAGAGCACCATCAGCGCCACCGCGATCGTGGTGGCGTTCGCGACGTGGCCCGAGGGGAACGACCCGAAGTCGGAGACGACGATGATGTCCTCCGGGCGCGCCCGGCCGAACGTGTGCTTGAGGATCTGCACGAGGCCGGCGCTGAGCACCTCCGCCGCGAGGAAGAACACCAGGGCCCACGGCCGTCGCGCGATCGCGAGCGCCGCCGCGATGATCAGCGGCAGTCCGAAGATGCCGAACCACCCGCCGCCGAGCCAGTTCATCGCGAACGACACCCACAGCAGGCTCTCGGTGCGGCTCTGGGCGAGGAGGGTGTTCCACCAGACGTCCACGGCGAACGGGGCGTCGCCGCGCGCATACAGGATGACCGCGCCGAGCGAGGTCGCAGCCGCGCACAGCGCGAGGGCGATCCAGAGGTACGTCAGTCGGCTCCACCGGAAGGGGCGCACGCTCGACGACGGGGACATCGCCCCATCATGCCAGCCGTCACCGCTCGTGGGACGCGGCTGCACGCCGGGCCCGTCCGCGCTTCCCGCCGGTCAGGGAGCGAGCTGGCCGACGGTGCGCGGCCGCACGAGCAGCCACAGCGAGAGCAGGCCGATGACCGCGCAGCCCGCCATGACCGAGGCCATCGTGGTCG is part of the Microbacterium lemovicicum genome and encodes:
- a CDS encoding phosphatase PAP2 family protein, producing the protein MSPSSSVRPFRWSRLTYLWIALALCAAATSLGAVILYARGDAPFAVDVWWNTLLAQSRTESLLWVSFAMNWLGGGWFGIFGLPLIIAAALAIARRPWALVFFLAAEVLSAGLVQILKHTFGRARPEDIIVVSDFGSFPSGHVANATTIAVALMVLFPRLWVRIVGIAWVLLMAFSRTYLGAHWLTDTIGGALVGTGAVLVLVAVLAPRLTAEADRRADAATLRRAPV